A genomic window from Camelina sativa cultivar DH55 chromosome 2, Cs, whole genome shotgun sequence includes:
- the LOC104725950 gene encoding uncharacterized protein LOC104725950 isoform X1 — MALWNAGLDPSMALVAFGFTCVLSRRPHIAFVRPFTAICRLCSDITMSMVASSLRLSILSSTPDPPYPSLAKTHVAHVVKSHRLLSLVGSRVDCSLSISINTPPLMFPQWYCHREHCSEECST, encoded by the exons ATGGCTTTGTGGAATGCGGGTTTAGATCCTTCGATGGCCCTTGTTGCCTTTGGTTTTACTTGTGTGCTCTCTCGTCGCCCCCATATCGCCTTCGTGCGGCCCTTCACTGCAATATGCAGACTCTGCTCCGATATCACTATGTCAATGGTTGCTTCTTCGTTGAGGCTTTCTATCCTTAGCTCAACTCCGGACCCTCCGTATCCCTCTCTGGCTAAGACCCACGTAGCTCATGTCGTCAAGTCACACCGGCTTCTCAGTCTCGTTGGCAGCAGAGTTGATTGTTCGCTCTCCATCTCAATCAACACACCTCCTCTCATGTTCCCCCAG TGGTATTGTCACAGGGAGCATTGTTCTGAAGAATGTTCTACTTGA
- the LOC104725950 gene encoding uncharacterized protein LOC104725950 isoform X2, with protein MALWNAGLDPSMALVAFGFTCVLSRRPHIAFVRPFTAICRLCSDITMSMVASSLRLSILSSTPDPPYPSLAKTHVAHVVKSHRLLSLVGSRVDCSLSISINTPPLMFPQGALF; from the exons ATGGCTTTGTGGAATGCGGGTTTAGATCCTTCGATGGCCCTTGTTGCCTTTGGTTTTACTTGTGTGCTCTCTCGTCGCCCCCATATCGCCTTCGTGCGGCCCTTCACTGCAATATGCAGACTCTGCTCCGATATCACTATGTCAATGGTTGCTTCTTCGTTGAGGCTTTCTATCCTTAGCTCAACTCCGGACCCTCCGTATCCCTCTCTGGCTAAGACCCACGTAGCTCATGTCGTCAAGTCACACCGGCTTCTCAGTCTCGTTGGCAGCAGAGTTGATTGTTCGCTCTCCATCTCAATCAACACACCTCCTCTCATGTTCCCCCAG GGAGCATTGTTCTGA
- the LOC104725964 gene encoding branchpoint-bridging protein-like yields the protein MASVELNNSNSDSHTLEQPPPPPSNGDTAPLASDHLNPDSAPNPETNGSVAKPEFLRPLISENGVSKTLSGNDKDQSGGEEETTSRRKRRSRWDPPPSDSSNNASAEGGNDSGTGTRKRKSRWADDEPKTQIQLPDFMKDFTGGIEFDPEIQALNSRLLEISRMLQSGMPLDDRPEGQRSPSPEPVYDNMGIRINTREYRARERLNRERQEIIAQIIKKNPAFKPPADYRPPKLQKKLFIPMKEFPGYNFIGLIIGPRGNTQKRMERETGAKIVIRGKGSVKEGRHQQKKDMKYDPSENEDLHVLVEAETQDALEAAAGMVEKLLQPVDEVLNEHKRQQLRELATLNGTIRDEEFCRLCGEPGHRQYACPSRTNTFKSDVLCKICGDGGHPTIDCPVKGTTGKKMDDEYQNFLAELGGTVPESSLKQSATLALGPGSNPPWSNNAGNGASAHPGLGSTPTKPPSKEYDETNLYIGFLPPMLEDDGLINLFSSFGEIVMAKVIKDRITGLSRGYGFVKYADVQMANTAVQSMNGYRFEGRTLAVRIAGKSPPPTAPPGPPTPQAPTQGYPPPNQPPNAYPSQQYATGGQMPPPVGYATAPVPWGPPVPSYSPYAPPPPPPGSYHPHMSPYGMQYPPPPPPHVTQAPPPGTTQNPSSSEPQQSFPPGVQADSSAATSSVPPNVYGSSVTTMPGQHPYMSYPSYYNAVPPPPPAPASSDHSQTMGNMPWANNPPVSTPDHTQGLVNAPWTPNPPMPPTVGYSQNAPWALKPPVPPPAENPSSVGDSEYEKFMAEMK from the coding sequence ATGGCGTCCGTCGAATTAAACAATTCCAATTCTGATTCGCATACCCTAGAgcagcctcctcctcctccctctAACGGAGACACTGCTCCACTCGCATCGGATCATTTGAATCCGGATTCTGCTCCTAATCCAGAGACTAATGGCTCAGTAGCAAAGCCTGAGTTCTTACGCCCTTTGATATCGGAGAACGGTGTTAGCAAGACGCTGAGTGGTAACGATAAGGATCAGTCCGGTGGTGAGGAGGAGACTACAAGCCGGAGGAAGCGTCGGAGCCGGTGGGATCCTCCGCCTTCTGATTCAAGTAATAACGCTAGTGCTGAAGGGGGTAATGATTCCGGTACTGGGACTAGGAAGCGTAAGTCAAGATGGGCAGATGATGAGCCGAAGACGCAGATTCAGTTGCCTGATTTCATGAAAGATTTCACTGGAGGTATTGAGTTTGATCCTGAGATTCAGGCTTTGAATAGTAGGTTACTTGAGATTAGTAGGATGTTGCAGTCTGGTATGCCTTTGGATGATAGACCGGAAGGACAGAGGTCTCCTTCACCAGAGCCTGTGTATGATAACATGGGAATCAGGATTAACACTAGAGAGTATAGAGCAAGGGAGAGGTTGAATAGAGAAAGACAAGAAATTATTGCTCAGATTATCAAGAAGAATCCGGCTTTTAAGCCTCCGGCAGATTATAGACCACCTAAGCTCCAGAAGAAGCTTTTCATTCCGATGAAGGAGTTTCCTGGTTACAATTTTATTGGTCTGATTATTGGCCCCAGGGGTAATACACAGAAGAGAATGGAGAGGGAGACAGGTGCTAAAATTGTAATTCGGGGTAAAGGGTCTGTGAAAGAAGGTAGACATCAGCAAAAGAAGGATATGAAATATGACCCTTCAGAAAATGAGGACTTGCATGTTTTAGTCGAGGCTGAGACTCAGGATGCTCTTGAAGCTGCTGCTGGTATGGTTGAGAAGCTTCTGCAACCTGTTGACGAGGTGCTGAATGAACACAAGAGGCAACAGCTCAGGGAACTTGCCACGTTGAATGGGACAATAAGGGATGAAGAATTCTGTAGACTGTGTGGTGAGCCAGGACATAGGCAGTATGCGTGTCCTTCTCGTACCAATACCTTTAAGAGTGATGTTCTTTGCAAGATCTGTGGTGATGGTGGACACCCTACTATTGATTGCCCGGTGAAGGGTACTACTGGGAAGAAAATGGATGATGAGTATCAGAACTTCTTGGCAGAGTTAGGAGGAACTGTCCCTGAATCTTCTCTCAAACAGAGTGCTACCTTGGCTCTTGGTCCTGGAAGTAATCCTCCATGGTCTAACAATGCAGGGAATGGTGCAAGTGCGCATCCTGGCTTAGGGTCGACTCCGACCAAACCTCCCTCCAAAGAATATGATGAAACAAATCTGTACATTGGGTTTTTACCTCCGATGCTTGAGGACGATGGTTTGATTAATCTTTTTTCATCGTTTGGTGAAATTGTGATGGCAAAGGTAATCAAGGACCGTATAACTGGGCTGAGCAGAGGCTATGGTTTTGTGAAGTACGCTGATGTCCAGATGGCTAATACTGCTGTTCAGTCAATGAATGGATATCGGTTCGAAGGCCGAACACTCGCTGTCAGGATTGCTGGTAAATCGCCACCGCCTACTGCACCTCCAGGACCTCCAACCCCTCAAGCACCAACTCAAGGTTATCCTCCCCCAAACCAGCCTCCTAATGCCTATCCTTCTCAACAGTATGCAACTGGTGGTCAAATGCCACCTCCTGTAGGTTATGCAACAGCTCCCGTTCCTTGGGGTCCTCCTGTTCCCTCCTATTCTCCTTATGCtcctccccctcctcctcctggTTCATACCATCCACATATGTCTCCTTATGGAATGCAAtacccaccaccaccacctcctcacGTGACACAAGCACCTCCACCTGGCACTACTCAAAACCCATCTTCTAGTGAACCCCAACAAAGCTTCCCACCAGGAGTACAAGCTGACAGTAGTGCTGCTACCTCGTCTGTACCACCAAATGTCTATGGTAGCTCAGTCACGACTATGCCTGGACAGCATCCATATATGAGTTATCCGTCTTATTACAATGCTGTTCCTCCACCTCCTCCAGCACCGGCCTCATCTGATCATTCCCAAACCATGGGTAACATGCCATGGGCCAACAATCCGCCTGTCTCAACACCTGACCACACACAAGGACTTGTAAATGCACCTTGGACACCTAATCCTCCTATGCCGCCCACTGTTGGTTATTCACAGAACGCACCCTGGGCTCTGAAACCTCCAGTACCGCCACCTGCAGAGAATCCATCCAGTGTTGGAGATTCCGAGTATGAGAAGTTCATGGCTGAAATGAAGTAG
- the LOC104752720 gene encoding gibberellin 3-beta-dioxygenase 4-like, with protein MSLELPVFDISKPLSESSLSSLQDACKEWGFFYVTNHGVSGDMYQKLRRFSGGVFGLGDEEKMKMGAPNYTPRFIASPFFESLRVSGPDFYASAKSSVDAFSDQATYEEFSGLMKEYGEKMTELCEKIMKAILSSFGDDLINKYYESEFGNCHGYFRINNYTIPSEQDDHDDQDLIEGLGMHTDMSCITIVDQDDIGGLQVRCKDGVGMMDINPKDEALVVNVGDLLHAWTNGRLRSSQHRVVLKRRGFVGNRFSIAFFWCFDDEKVVFAPDEVVGGCEGMRMFRSFKCGDYLRFRESNEKGKFEKVGDTVEDFARIELN; from the exons ATGTCTTTGGAACTTCCGGTGTTTGACATTTCAAAGCCTCTAAGCGAGTCATCGTTGTCGTCACTACAAGATGCGTGTAAGGAGTGGGGTTTCTTCTACGTGACCAACCATGGCGTTTCCGGCGACATGTACCAAAAACTCCGGCGATTCTCCGGTGGAGTTTTTGGTCTAGGAGACGAGGAAAAAATGAAGATGGGTGCACCTAATTACACTCCCCGTTTCATTGCATCTCCTTTCTTCGAAAGCCTCCGTGTCTCCGGTCCAGATTTCTACGCCTCGGCCAAGTCTTCCGTGGATGCTTTTTCTGACCAAGCTACCTATGAAGAGTTCAG tggGTTGATGAAAGAATATGGAGAAAAGATGACGGAACTATGCGAGAAGATAATGAAAGCAATCCTCTCTAGCTTCGGAGACGATCTTATTAACAAATACTACGAATCCGAGTTTGGCAACTGTCATGGCTACTTCAGGATCAACAACTACACAATCCCTTCGGAACAAGATGATCACGATGATCAAGATTTGATCGAAGGGCTAGGAATGCACACCGACATGAGTTGCATCACGATCGTTGATCAAGACGACATCGGAGGTCTTCAAGTCAGATGCAAAGACGGGGTTGGTATGATGGATATTAACCCTAAAGACGAAGCTCTCGTCGTCAACGTCGGAGATTTGTTGCATGCATGGACCAATGGACGGCTGAGATCGTCTCAGCACAGAGTTGTCTTGAAACGACGTGGTTTCGTCGGTAACAGATTCTCAATAGCTTTCTTCTGGTGCTTCGACGATGAGAAAGTCGTGTTTGCCCCTGATGAAGTCGTGGGAGGTTGTGAAGGTATGAGGATGTTTCGGTCATTTAAGTGTGGGGATTACTTGAGGTTCAGAGAGAGTAATGAGAAAGGCAAGTTCGAGAAGGTTGGGGACACGGTCGAAGACTTTGCACGAATTGAATTGAATTAA
- the LOC104725976 gene encoding protein DYAD-like — protein MSGTMFVKRNPIREATAGKNSSPSSPTSNGKNQFCLKAIVSPFLSPENLKSIRVVMVSKITASDVSLRYPSMYSLRSHFDFSRMNRNKPLKKRSGGGGGGGKGLIPVFDESHVMASELAGDLLYRRIAPHEVSLNRNSWSFWVSSSRRNNTRLCRAVSPEGKCSSELKSGGMIKWGRRLRVQYKSRHIDSKKNTEGEESSRVKEVGVRKEETEEEDDDDGNETEEAEQIEKEVTDGNRKRKLIESSTDQRLAQRANVYDQNKDNQIVVYKRRAEKKFIDRWSLDRYKLAERNMLKVMKEKNAVFGNSILRPELRSEARKLIGDTGLLDHMLKHMAGKVAPGGQDRFMRKHNADGAMEYWLESSDLNHIRKEAGVQDPYWTPPPGWKLGDNPTQDPVCAGEIREIREELGSLKRELEKLASKKEEDELVIVTTPNSCVTSQNVDHDNLMTPAKEIYADLLKKKYKIEDQLMIIGETLREMEEGMGWLKKTVDENCPRNPDSSETPLLLENSPTLEAVLEGEVKELNKGNQTTQSPRNREKGKKHDQQERSPLSLISNTGFRMCRPVGIIAWPNLPALTSATDTVSSNSNDALASSTSHQPTYPSLCPVKPLAAKRPLGWPFPFTVTPEEAPTKLFDI, from the exons TGGTAAAAACCAGTTCTGCTTAAAAGCTATCGTTTCtccatttttgt CCCCGGAAAATCTCAAATCGATTAGAGTCGTCATG GTGAGCAAAATCACGGCGAGCGACGTGTCTCTCCGATACCCAAGCATGTACTCACTCCGATCGCATTTCGATTTCAGTAGGATGAACCGGAATAAACCGTTGAAGAAGAGGagcggcggcggtggtggtggtggtaaagGTCTTATTCCTGTGTTCGACGAGAGCCATGTGATGGCTTCGGAGCTAGCTGGAGATTTGCTTTACAGAAGAATCGCTCCTCATGAAGTTTCTCTGAATAGAAATTCTTGGAGTTTctgggtttcttcttctcgcAGGAACAATACTAGGCTCTGCCGCGCTGTTTCACCGGAGGGAAAGTGTTCGTCTGAGCTTAAATCGGGAGGGATGATTAAGTGGGGGAGGAGATTGCGTGTTCAGTACAAGAGTCGTCATATTGATTCTAAGAAGAATACGGAAGGTGAGGAGAGTTCTAGAGTGAAGGAGGTAGGGGTTCGCAAAGAAGAgactgaggaagaagatgatgatgatgggaatGAAACTGAAGAGGCTGAACAGATTGAAAAGGAGGTAACTGATGGGAATCGTAAGAGAAAGCTTATTGAGTCAAGCACTGATCAGAGACTTGCTCAGAGGGCTAATGTTTATGATCAGAATAAGGACAATCAAATTGTGGTCTATAAGAGGAGAGCAGAGAAGAAGTTCATTGACAGATGGTCTCTTGATAG GTACAAACTAGCTGAGAGGAACATGTTAAAagtgatgaaggagaagaatgcAGTGTTTGGCAACTCCATACTCAGGCCAGAGTTGAGGTCAGAAGCAAGGAAGCTGATCGGTGACACGGGTCTTTTAGATCATATGCTTAAACACATGGCAGGTAAGGTGGCTCCTGGTGGCCAAGATAGGTTTATGAGAAAGCACAATGCAGATGGAGCAATGGAGTATTGGTTGGAGAGTTCTGATTTGAATCACATAAGGAAAGAAGCAGGAGTTCAAGATCCTTACTGGACGCCTCCACCTGGTTGGAAACTTGGTGATAACCCTACTCAAGATCCTGTCTGCGCCGGAGAAATCCGTGAGATCAGAGAAGAATTAGGTAGCCTGAAAAG GGAACTGGAGAAACTGGCGTCAAAGAAGGAAGAGGATGAGCTTGTTATCGTGACTACACCTAATTCTTGTGTTACTAGTCAGAACGTGGACCACGATAATCTGATGACTCCAGCAAAG GAAATCTATGCTGAtctgctgaaaaaaaaatacaaaattgagGACCAGCTAATGATAATTGGAGAAACCTTGCGTGAAATGGAG GAAGGCATGGGATGGCTTAAGAAAACAGTGGACGAGAACTGTCCTAGAAATCCAGACTCATCAGAGACACCTTTGCTACTAGAGAATTCGCCAACATTGGAGGCAGTACTAGAAGGAGAAGTGAAGGAGTTGAACAAGGGAAACCAAACCACACAGTCACctagaaacagagaaaaaggcaAGAAGCATGATCAACAAGAACGATCACCACTCTCACTTATAAGCAACACTGGTTTCAGAATGTGTAGGCCTGTGGGAATCATCGCATGGCCCAATTTGCCTGCTCTTACTTCTGCTACTGATACTGTGTCGTCAAACAGTAATGATGCGCTTGCTTCTTCGACAAGTCACCAACCAACTTACCCATCTCTTTGTCCAGTCAAGCCACTTGCAGCTAAGCGTCCTCTAGGCTGGCCTTTTCCCTTCACCGTCACTCCCGAAGAAGCTCCCACAAAGCTCTTCGACATTTGA